From uncultured Desulfobacter sp.:
TGGAACAGTGGCACCATTTGATTGACCTGCTGGGAAAGAAAGATTTTTTATTTGCCGGCGATTCCAAGGTGGCTACACACGGGAATATGGCGCACATAGATGATCACGGAGGATATTTTTTAAGTCCTCTGCCCATGTACGCCTCCTATCAAGAAGCTCTTTTCAAAGCACTGGATAAGCACAATCACGAGACCCTGATTCCTTACAAAGATCAAATGAATCGGGGAGTTGAGGTGCCTCTGACTTTTGAACACGAGAACAAAAGTTATACCTTCAGAATGATCATCCTTTTCGATCAGGGCTTGTTTTACCGCCGTAAAAAATCTCTTCTGGAACGAATCACTAAAACCCAAGTCGCATTTGATGAACTCGCCCAAAAAATAAATGCATATAAATTAAAGACGAAGGACAGCATTGAGCAGGCTTGTCAGGCCATACTAAAAAAACATAAGACACAGGCGTTTTTTGATTTTGTTGTCCACAACGATCCAGTGGTCACGTATAAAAATGCACGGCCCGGTCGACCAGCCAAAAATGCAGAAAAAATTGCGGTCTATCAAGATCACTTCTATATAGAACTCAATTATAATGAGTCCGTCTGTACCAAGGCGCAATATCAAATCGGCTATTATCCACTCGTAACCAACAAGCCGGCTTCTGATTTTTCAATAGAAGATGCGATGCTGGCTCATAAAAATCAGTACAAGGTGGAGCATCTTTATAAACGGTCAAAGTCAGGTTACAATCTCGAACCGATTTATCTGCAAACGCCTGATAGAATAGAAGCTTATCTTTTCCTTTTCAAAATAGCGCTTCAAATTTTGGTCCTTATGGAAAGAACGGCCAGAATAAAAATTGCCGAACGGGATAAAGGTTTGGATAATTTCATGCCCAATAAAAGGGATGTGCGTAACCCTAAAACAGAAAACATGTTGGCAATGTTTGA
This genomic window contains:
- a CDS encoding IS1634 family transposase translates to MADNVNNNVETKPIGFAPILQHYFHKCCIADIIDQNVPLDARRNMLTHGQASIAMITAILFQVMSLYKVCKFARESNVLDVIFPDISPDEYFDDRLGDTLDAIHKFGIGNLELLITRHIIEAFEIQTEICHNDTTCAQVYGENNKNRSEQSIKISYGYSKQYRKDLKQLVWSMTASSDSSFPLFQQTYSGNTADVETYVEQWHHLIDLLGKKDFLFAGDSKVATHGNMAHIDDHGGYFLSPLPMYASYQEALFKALDKHNHETLIPYKDQMNRGVEVPLTFEHENKSYTFRMIILFDQGLFYRRKKSLLERITKTQVAFDELAQKINAYKLKTKDSIEQACQAILKKHKTQAFFDFVVHNDPVVTYKNARPGRPAKNAEKIAVYQDHFYIELNYNESVCTKAQYQIGYYPLVTNKPASDFSIEDAMLAHKNQYKVEHLYKRSKSGYNLEPIYLQTPDRIEAYLFLFKIALQILVLMERTARIKIAERDKGLDNFMPNKRDVRNPKTENMLAMFEFVVCGVILLHDGSRQYFVSKLTETQKDILSILDVPEKCYTHQYLFDTS